The genomic stretch GGTCCATTGGCCAATACGCTCCATTGATAAATACACCCCATGAGCGAATACGCTCTATGGACGAATATGAATGTACGTTGCGTTTGTCTCTGAGAGTGTCGGTGATATATCAGAGAACAGGCCATCTCTCAGGGGGTGCTGAATTTCCCGTTACGCGTTAGGTTTAACCATGCCCCCGTCATCAGAGCAAGAAATTGGACTAGTGGTGTTCTGCTTGGTCACTCGGAAATTAAAACGGCGTGACTCCGTCCAAATTCTCTACATCGCGATTTTACCTGCAGCCGAGCGGGAGTGTAAATAGCACAACGTATTAGACATTGTCATCTCCTCATACTGGGTGTATTCTCGCAAAGCTACTCGCTGTAAGGCAGTAAAAGAATACAGATACAGACTCCAAAAGTTCCCACTGGTTAGACTTATTAACAGAGGCCCAGAATAATGCAAAGCAGAAAGACAGGTagctcagctgcttcagGGGTAACTAAGGCATCGTTTTGGAATTATTTTCTCTGCCATTTGTATCATACATCATTCGAAACTCTATCAAAGTATTGTACAGTTAATGACAAATCCAATTTATATTTGAACAATTGCCTGATTCACGGTTGAATCATGCGTTGATATCGTTGTGAAAAGCATTATTTGTCTTGATCTGGCCTCGACGTTGGAATGAGGCTATAGGCACTGTATCAACTACCGAAAGACGGGCACTCAACTACAACAATCGAAGCCAATCTAGTGTAAGTTATGATACGCATGATACCGAGATGGAAAGTGAAGTTTCACCAAGCCGGAAACCTTCATGCGCAAGACACCAAAGGTGTATATTGAATCATTGCCCCCAGCTACACAGCCTACGCTGGCAGTGGAAGAATAGCCGGATCAGACCACAATTTGCTTCCCCAGCGAATTAATTTATTTTGAGTTATGATGTAAACTCTTTTGCAGCTTACTCCCTCTTTCTTGCACATTTTCATGGACATAGTGGACGAAAGACTCTAATGATGTCAAGCCTAGTGACTGTTGCTTTACACTTTACACGTACTTACACAAAGGGAATGATCTTTAATATATATCATGTTCCTATCTCGGTTCTCCCCATATTATAAATTCATATCAGCAGTAATCATCCCATAAATAAGTAAGAGGTACGCGTTACGCTGCCTGTCTACGTTGAGCGTAGCAAAGCTGAACGTTCGTAGTGAATCCTAGTTTACATCCCATCTATAATGAACTCCCTGGTGATTTAACAGATAATTTGTTACTAATCTCTCAGTCGCAGATCAGATAGATATTACTTTTTCGGGGAAAAGTGTTGACTAGTAGTATGCATATGTTCACATATACCTATATGGGCAGGTCGCCTTTTTGTCATTGTCGCGTAAGCTATCTGCATGCCAAGAAAACTCTCCGACCCCTACAACGAGAGTACCTGTGACAATGAGGCTACTTGTGTTTTCCAATGCTCATGACGAAGCATTCGCCGACTGTGGCCAGCTGTGATGCTGTGGACGCGTCGTCACCAGCTGAGAGCTCAGGTAACTGAAAATCCCCACACAATGCATCTCACCCACTTGATGAAGTGAAGTTTCTGCAGATCGAGCACACGCGGTTCGTTCCAAATCAAATTCCCCCGgcctattaatataaaattatccACAGTATAGTAATCCCAAAGGTTGCCATAGAAGGCGTACGAATCCGGGCCCGGTACCCGGATACGAGGCGGGGCCGTGCCAAGCCCGAAAACCCTGTGTAAATCACAGAATTTTCACCAAGCGTGAGATCGTCAGTAAGATACACGACAATAGAAAATCTTGCTTCGGCCGCTTGCTGCTCCAAAAATTGTGACATGATCGGTACTTCTTGCTCTGGAAGCGTGATTTAAACCTTTGCTCGTGGCGGAGCCACCATATTGAAAACTACTTCTAGTTACATCAGCATAGGTATTGAGAATTTACCTTTCCAGCGGACATTTCTAGAAGAGAGTTGATTAGTGAATAAGGGATAAAATGAAACAAGCCTATACTGCCGTTGAAGATACTGTCCAGGATAAAAGGCTACTGCCAGATGTCTTAAAAGATAACACTTACACTACCTCGCAGTAATTGACAACTACCCATATTTCACTTGACATCTCGCGGTATATAACCCACAGTTCATACATCATGTAGTAGCTCACAAGTACTAGCAGAATAAAAGTTTGCATAGAACTATAAAGACCCCTGCCTGTCTTTTTTACCAATTTCTTCGATCTATGATGTAGTTTTAATACTGATTTTCGCCCCTAGCCTTTCACCAGCCGCTCGGGGTATATCATAAACGCCGCTCCCTCCTCACTGCTATCTGCTATGACTCGCCAAAGTCCACTGGCTCGTCGATACTTTTCCACGTTTGTTGGTTGTAGCTACACAGGAGTATTGGACAAATAGTTACGCATCCGCTGTCTTTCTTGCTTGAGAGCTTCTCGCCCCCCCTCCAGAAGCACAGCATATCAAAGTGCATATATAAGACACCCGTAGATCACTTCACTGCACCCCTATACATTTAACGCTCCGAGGCATAGCCACTCTGTAGGCTTCCACTGGCTGCTTCGGGGTGTTTCCGATTTCGATGCTAGCATTGTGGCGGAATCCATCTTGATAAGTACTAGGGGCTGTTTCATTTTACTCTGTTAAATATTTGAGTTACTCAACAGATTCCATACAGCAGATATAAGATATACAGATCATGAGAAAAATGGTTAGTgttaattttcttataagTTGTTCAAGTCAAATCTTTCTCATTTTTTGAGGGAGCTTTCATGTTGTTTACTAGAGCACTGTCCTCCACTGCATTATAGACTGCGCCTCGCTCGAGAATATACAGTAGCTTTAGGTTGAAattagctttataattttaatgCTTTGCCACGAGCTACCAATGCAACGGGGGTGTGTGCCCGCAATCCTGGCGCAGGCCATGCATGAAGTACTGGCAAGCATCGTGTTCCCCCCTTATGTGGATGATCAGCCTGCAAACTTACTCCGCTTCTTCCACTATCCGAATCGTACCTCGCCAAGAGGGATAACACGGCACAGAATCATTGGATAAAGCAAATGTATTACTTAAGTACATACTAATATAGAAGAAGTTTACCCCCGATCCATGACGCAGTGATCAACCAGGGACTTTTTCTAATCGAATGTTCATCCAGGAAAAGTACAAGACTAGCTACGAAGGGCGTATAGAATACAAGTAACTGCAAGGTTGTTTGTAGACGAAAACAAGACACCTTTTCTGAAACTAGAAATTTAGAATGTAATGTCCATCATGAGAGTTCTAGAGCACACGCCTTGCCATACTAAAGGCTCGTTATATATGCCAAAACCAGAATATTTCCAGCATCTATTCTTCTTTGATACACACAATTTATAAACAGTATAAAAAGCATATGTTTcagaatatataaaaatcATTCCGTCAAGTAGAATCGTTTTATAGAGGCGCCAATATGTACCGTGATTATGTGACCCATTAATTGTGTGCTAAAGCCCGCGTTTCAAAAGCTGTTTCCATACCCAGTTACGTCTATAAAATAAACAGCCGAGAGTCGTAATTAAATCAATATTAAAAAGCACGTAAGAGATCAATATGTCGCTGAAAAGAAATCACAAGGTAATTCGAGAATGCGTTGTCGGGACTTTGGACCAGTCTTTGCAGAAGCCAAATGCGGTCCTGCAAAACTTGCCGTATTCGACTATCAGATCGAATTTTCTCCATGAGCCCAAGGCACGATGGACAAGTCGAGCATCAGAGTGCGTAATAGGTTTAGAGCCCATATTTCCATACTTTCCCCGACCAGGACTGTGAAAAACTATTAGTCATTGATCCATGTGGAAGATACAAGGCACATGGCTTACCTGAAGCCTGTTATGGGCAGAATCAAAGCATCCTCCACCAACTTTGATTTCCCTCCGTCCTTCAGACCTGTCAAGGCGCTCCATCTAAAGCCAATTGTGTTCTCCAGCCACATGAGTGTGGCAAGAgtaacagcagcaggcccagTTCGGGTCAGGGGGGTCAACTCTATTTGAATCATACGTGGTTGCTTCCTTTTCCAGGCGCACTTCGTCGCGAAGATTCTCCATGAATTGCTTCAGGGCCGGGTGGTCAGGGGCAGCTGCCAGTGCCCACTGGGTTAATTGGACGGGATAGGTGTATCCCATTCGCCAATAGGCATTTGAATTTGGATCTGTGTCAGCCTCAAGCCCCCAGATAAGGTTAACTGGCTGCGTGCCATTTGCCTCAGCCTCCGGGTTCTTGAGCCCATAGCTCTTGCCAGTGATATCATCGGTCCATCTCGAGAGATCTGACGGGCCGAGCCAATTGGCAGGGTGTCGTAAGGGCTCTGTATCTATGTCGGCATACTACTAGGGTTAGACAAGGCAGAGGTAAGGAGAAGAGTTGTGAGAAGACATACAACGCCACCAAAGTGTTGACACACTAGGACACGAAAGATGTCTGCCCTTTCGACGGGAGTGAAGATGTTGTAAAAGTCTTGGATGAAATCCTTTTCATATCTCTCCATGAACAAGTCGATCCCTTCGTCATCCCAGAAGAAATAGGCCATGGGAGCGGTATTGTTTGGAGCCACGGCATATCCAAGCCATTGCTGGACCCACGGAATGATTTCAGGTTTCCATGTGTCGACCTTGGACGAGGCTCCGGTCTGATGCATCAGCAGGGGAAtgttggaaaaggaaagctgCCGCTCGCGCACGGAAAGGGCTGCCTTGGAcgcaagcacagcagcttcGACAATGTCTCGCGGCGGCTCATGGTCGTCTGCGACCCAGCTCGGAGGAATGAACCACGCTGCGGCGTTGATGTCAGCATCAAACTCTCATCAAAAAGGGCTTTGAATTCTATTCGGGTTATGTAATGCTGCCAGATCCGAACGCCAcaaagccaaagctgctTAC from Trichoderma atroviride chromosome 3, complete sequence encodes the following:
- a CDS encoding uncharacterized protein (TransMembrane:1 (i12-30o)), yielding MLLPHGLIRRRLRFLLLSALAGVITVWVLTDGQQQEQSPPFDAELVQLNYPLVWNHIQSFDGLGGAWFIPPSWVADDHEPPRDIVEAAVLASKAALSVRERQLSFSNIPLLMHQTGASSKVDTWKPEIIPWVQQWLGYAVAPNNTAPMAYFFWDDEGIDLFMERYEKDFIQDFYNIFTPVERADIFRVLVCQHFGGVYADIDTEPLRHPANWLGPSDLSRWTDDITGKSYGLKNPEAEANGTQPVNLIWGLEADTDPNSNAYWRMGYTYPVQLTQWALAAAPDHPALKQFMENLRDEVRLEKEATTYDSNRVDPPDPNWACCCYSCHTHVAGEHNWL